A single window of Paenibacillus sp. FSL H8-0537 DNA harbors:
- a CDS encoding MarR family transcriptional regulator, with protein sequence MIKHNALSLVAKIRDKANKLIVRELEANQITGIVPSHGDILMFLYREKQPLSVKALAEKIHRTQPTTTVLINKLEQLGFVDRTKDEKDSRVSLILLTEKGRGLEPIFVAISQQVNDTIYGSLSEEQSLQLEQLLEQVHTQF encoded by the coding sequence ATGATAAAACATAACGCCTTATCATTAGTTGCTAAAATTCGAGACAAAGCGAATAAGCTGATTGTCAGAGAGCTGGAAGCCAATCAGATTACAGGAATTGTGCCTTCCCATGGTGATATACTCATGTTTCTCTATCGGGAGAAGCAGCCGCTGTCTGTCAAGGCATTAGCGGAGAAAATCCATCGCACACAGCCGACGACCACCGTGCTCATCAACAAGCTGGAGCAGCTTGGCTTTGTAGATCGGACAAAGGACGAGAAAGACAGCCGCGTATCGCTGATCCTTTTGACCGAGAAGGGCCGGGGACTGGAACCGATTTTTGTAGCTATTTCCCAGCAGGTTAATGACACGATTTATGGCAGCTTAAGCGAAGAACAGAGCTTGCAGCTAGAGCAGCTGTTGGAGCAAGTACACACCCAGTTTTAA
- a CDS encoding restriction endonuclease subunit S, whose protein sequence is MDREQAYMRMLGATANMQWNVALILEAKAEEAEKARNWICNHIHTGTFPGDQTQLKQTLGVHDQMVETIEGINKMSQGIVSVLKAVLQKDGEEGHSSGSDFHFGGGFGGGN, encoded by the coding sequence ATGGACCGAGAGCAAGCCTATATGCGCATGTTGGGCGCTACAGCCAATATGCAGTGGAACGTGGCGCTAATTCTGGAGGCGAAGGCGGAGGAAGCGGAGAAGGCCCGCAACTGGATATGCAATCATATTCATACGGGCACTTTTCCAGGCGACCAGACGCAGCTTAAGCAGACGCTAGGTGTACATGACCAGATGGTCGAGACGATTGAAGGCATTAACAAAATGAGCCAAGGCATCGTATCCGTACTCAAAGCCGTATTGCAGAAAGATGGGGAGGAAGGCCATTCCTCCGGCTCGGATTTCCACTTTGGCGGCGGATTCGGAGGCGGGAATTGA
- a CDS encoding YhcN/YlaJ family sporulation lipoprotein gives MRKKNFLAVLSAGALLSAMLTGCAANQGDLGNKNIRTKMVREDANGNKMLKDRFANDHMNEKNYVNGKNIRGNNIVGSHKNYKMEMSEEIAKRIANKHNVRSANVLLTDNNAYVAVSFEDNLNNGDKKLMSRTNSSYMGRDGSNYQRRMNTMSTGENALTSQIKADIAKEVRRVKPGVDNVYVSANPDFVGRMTSYMTDVRNGHPIQGFLVEFNAMAERLFPANANKIETRNYGGDMNYRSMTDRTDRDNYTNAHRSSPMIYD, from the coding sequence ATGCGTAAAAAGAATTTTCTTGCTGTCTTGTCCGCAGGCGCCTTGCTTAGCGCTATGCTGACAGGCTGTGCAGCCAATCAAGGGGATTTAGGTAATAAGAACATTCGCACCAAAATGGTAAGGGAAGATGCAAATGGCAACAAAATGTTAAAGGATCGTTTTGCCAACGATCATATGAATGAAAAAAACTACGTAAACGGCAAAAACATTCGGGGCAACAATATTGTCGGGAGTCATAAAAATTATAAAATGGAAATGAGCGAAGAAATTGCGAAGCGCATTGCCAATAAGCATAATGTTAGATCAGCAAATGTTTTGCTGACCGATAACAATGCCTATGTGGCCGTATCCTTTGAGGACAATTTAAATAATGGCGATAAAAAACTGATGAGCCGCACAAACTCCAGCTACATGGGCCGAGATGGCTCCAATTACCAACGCCGCATGAATACGATGAGCACAGGCGAAAATGCGCTGACCTCTCAAATTAAAGCCGACATCGCCAAGGAAGTCAGAAGGGTGAAGCCAGGTGTGGACAATGTGTACGTATCGGCAAACCCGGATTTTGTCGGCCGAATGACCAGCTATATGACAGATGTCCGCAATGGCCATCCGATCCAAGGCTTCTTGGTTGAATTTAATGCCATGGCGGAGCGTCTGTTCCCGGCCAACGCTAACAAAATTGAAACGCGCAATTATGGTGGCGACATGAACTATCGCAGCATGACCGACCGTACAGACCGCGATAATTACACAAATGCGCACAGAAGCAGTCCGATGATTTACGACTAA
- a CDS encoding glycosyltransferase produces MMARKDNSRKQVRQSGYETGFHTGWRDGACEAVSGLLPPPELTPVPLRMLYIPQGFEAIDAGLIEALQASVTELHVGSAEQLAEQAAAISPDIVLVMNGLHTFPANHLQQIAAVRQQGIRTAVWFVDDPYMTEKTAIAAPHYDVVLTHELGTLELYRSAGCANVHYLPLAVHTGLYRPQRTDSAFASDVCFIGQGFWNRIGLLDAISERLLAKRRKIFLSGGLWERLSAYKRLQPFIHTDWLSAKQTIPYYNSAKIVINMHRTTEIGSDNFNAFQSPGLSINPRTYEIAACGAFQLTDIREDLPHYYTLGQEIETFQHAEELAAKIDFYLENEEARSRIAVNGLRRTLRDHTFRSRAVQLLQLIMKEEEPNG; encoded by the coding sequence ATGATGGCCAGAAAAGATAATTCCCGCAAGCAAGTCAGGCAAAGTGGGTATGAAACCGGCTTTCATACCGGCTGGCGAGATGGAGCTTGCGAAGCGGTAAGCGGACTTTTGCCCCCGCCGGAGCTGACACCCGTTCCGCTGCGAATGCTCTATATTCCGCAAGGTTTTGAGGCAATTGACGCAGGCCTCATTGAGGCGCTGCAGGCGAGTGTAACCGAGCTTCATGTTGGAAGCGCAGAACAGCTTGCCGAGCAAGCGGCAGCCATTTCCCCCGACATCGTGCTAGTGATGAATGGGCTGCATACTTTTCCAGCCAATCATCTGCAGCAGATCGCCGCGGTCAGGCAGCAGGGCATCCGCACAGCGGTGTGGTTTGTAGATGATCCTTATATGACGGAGAAGACGGCTATAGCGGCGCCGCATTATGATGTGGTGCTAACGCATGAGCTTGGGACGCTTGAGCTGTATCGCAGTGCAGGCTGCGCAAATGTGCATTATTTGCCGCTGGCAGTGCATACCGGCTTATATCGGCCGCAGCGAACGGATTCAGCTTTTGCCAGCGATGTTTGCTTCATAGGGCAAGGATTTTGGAACCGGATCGGTCTCCTTGATGCCATTAGCGAGCGGCTGCTGGCTAAGAGGCGCAAAATCTTTTTGTCCGGAGGGCTGTGGGAGCGTTTATCGGCCTATAAGCGGCTGCAGCCGTTTATCCATACCGACTGGTTAAGCGCAAAGCAGACAATCCCCTATTATAACAGCGCCAAAATCGTCATCAACATGCATCGAACAACAGAGATAGGCTCAGACAATTTTAATGCTTTTCAAAGCCCAGGGCTCTCTATCAATCCGCGAACATATGAAATTGCCGCTTGTGGCGCCTTTCAGCTAACGGATATTCGTGAGGATTTGCCGCATTATTACACCTTAGGCCAGGAAATTGAAACGTTTCAGCATGCGGAGGAGCTTGCGGCAAAAATCGATTTTTATTTGGAAAATGAGGAAGCGCGCAGCCGGATCGCAGTGAATGGGCTGCGCCGCACGCTGCGGGACCATACTTTCAGATCGCGTGCTGTGCAGCTATTGCAGCTTATTATGAAGGAGGAGGAGCCTAATGGCTAA
- a CDS encoding aspartyl protease family protein produces MKIQLINGLPIVSLALKHQDQFITLSNVLFDSGCAATVFDTDVLSQIGIHIDFMNGKAKRMYGVGGTSEICYEQTIPDLKIEHIPLDSFSVQLGSIQETYGFDGILGIDFMIKAKLKADFGTMQIHH; encoded by the coding sequence ATGAAGATTCAACTTATAAATGGTCTGCCCATTGTCTCCTTGGCTTTGAAGCATCAAGATCAATTTATCACCTTGTCTAATGTTTTATTCGATTCAGGATGTGCTGCAACTGTTTTTGATACGGATGTGCTTTCTCAAATTGGAATTCACATTGATTTTATGAATGGGAAAGCCAAGCGGATGTATGGGGTGGGCGGAACAAGCGAAATCTGCTACGAGCAGACCATTCCTGATTTGAAAATAGAGCATATTCCCTTGGATTCATTTTCTGTCCAGCTTGGGTCTATTCAGGAAACGTACGGTTTTGATGGCATCTTAGGAATTGATTTTATGATAAAAGCAAAGCTGAAAGCTGACTTTGGAACGATGCAGATTCATCATTAA
- a CDS encoding MFS transporter translates to MQLKWQKTFAIIFSGQIFSILTSSMVQFSVIWHLTQTTGSASVLMIAGLAGFLPQAILGPFIGVWLDRWNRKLTMIIADSAIAFFSLILGLYFFFGEPSLAFVYVILMVRSAASAFHAPAFQAAIPLMAPEDQLTRVAGWQQMVYSFSSVIGPALGIAIYSATSLGALLFLDVAGALIANVMLLFVRIHQPKSETTQAPSFFKEFKLGWDAFIKVKPIVVITVATAIFSIVFMPLATLFPYMTLSHFGRGGYSASLVEAIFGIGMIAGGVLLSVVASKWKDITYMSLSLAMIGLTCVLSGVISKEAFVLFVIVSFFMGAAAPFFNGPYMAMIQRAFEPSMLGRVISLVTSVMMLSSPIGLALAGPIVDKYGVQVWFFWSGIVIILASIVIFALFQRMKVELPEVSEG, encoded by the coding sequence ATGCAGCTTAAATGGCAAAAAACGTTCGCGATTATTTTCAGCGGACAAATCTTTTCCATATTGACGAGTTCGATGGTACAATTTTCGGTTATTTGGCATCTGACGCAAACGACCGGGTCCGCTTCGGTTTTAATGATCGCGGGCTTGGCTGGATTTTTGCCACAGGCGATTTTAGGGCCTTTTATTGGCGTATGGCTGGATCGCTGGAACCGTAAATTGACGATGATTATAGCCGATAGTGCAATTGCCTTTTTTAGTTTGATTTTAGGCTTGTATTTCTTTTTTGGCGAGCCGAGTCTAGCGTTTGTATACGTTATTTTAATGGTTCGCTCTGCTGCCTCTGCATTCCATGCGCCTGCTTTTCAAGCTGCGATCCCATTAATGGCACCTGAGGATCAGTTGACGCGTGTGGCGGGCTGGCAGCAGATGGTTTATTCCTTTTCCAGTGTAATCGGACCGGCGCTTGGCATTGCTATTTATTCAGCAACTTCGCTCGGAGCGTTGTTGTTCCTTGATGTGGCAGGGGCATTAATTGCCAATGTTATGCTATTGTTCGTGAGGATTCATCAGCCAAAGTCGGAGACAACACAAGCGCCATCCTTTTTCAAGGAGTTTAAGCTGGGCTGGGATGCATTCATTAAAGTAAAGCCAATTGTCGTAATTACGGTAGCTACAGCTATTTTCAGCATCGTATTTATGCCTTTGGCGACATTGTTTCCTTACATGACGTTGTCTCATTTCGGGCGTGGGGGATATAGTGCAAGCCTCGTTGAAGCGATTTTTGGCATTGGCATGATTGCGGGTGGTGTACTGCTTTCGGTCGTCGCTTCAAAATGGAAGGACATTACGTATATGAGCCTGAGCTTGGCCATGATTGGTCTGACCTGTGTGCTGAGCGGTGTGATCAGCAAGGAGGCTTTTGTGCTGTTCGTGATCGTATCTTTCTTTATGGGAGCGGCAGCACCTTTCTTCAATGGGCCTTATATGGCCATGATTCAAAGGGCGTTTGAGCCTTCAATGCTGGGACGCGTTATTTCGCTCGTCACCAGCGTGATGATGCTCTCCTCCCCGATTGGGCTAGCATTAGCAGGACCTATTGTCGATAAGTATGGCGTACAGGTGTGGTTTTTTTGGTCGGGGATAGTCATTATTTTGGCCAGTATTGTCATATTTGCTTTGTTCCAGCGCATGAAGGTGGAATTGCCGGAGGTTTCGGAGGGGTAG
- a CDS encoding NAD(P)H-dependent oxidoreductase → MKHLIVFAHPNEDSYNRAILNTAVQSLKAEGHEVTVRDLYELKFQPVLTPEDTAAMRAGQTPEDILTEQKYLTEADTVTFIYPIWWTGLPAILKGYVDRVFAYGYAYAYGETGIDKLLTGKKGFIINTHGTPSEIYDQIGMTAGMKITSDTGIFDFVGIESVGHLFFGSIGQIGEAELKANLQQVEQTVKTVFQG, encoded by the coding sequence ATGAAACATCTTATCGTATTTGCCCATCCGAATGAAGATAGCTACAACCGTGCCATTTTGAACACAGCGGTGCAAAGCTTGAAGGCAGAAGGCCATGAAGTAACGGTGCGTGACCTGTATGAGCTGAAGTTTCAGCCGGTGCTGACGCCGGAAGACACAGCAGCCATGCGTGCTGGCCAGACGCCGGAAGATATTTTGACAGAGCAGAAGTACCTTACTGAAGCTGATACGGTTACTTTTATTTATCCGATTTGGTGGACGGGTCTTCCTGCTATTTTGAAAGGTTATGTTGATCGCGTATTTGCATACGGTTACGCTTATGCTTACGGAGAAACTGGCATTGACAAGCTGCTTACCGGCAAAAAAGGCTTCATCATTAACACGCACGGCACGCCAAGTGAAATTTATGATCAGATCGGCATGACCGCTGGTATGAAAATCACTTCCGATACAGGCATTTTTGATTTTGTCGGCATTGAGTCTGTTGGACATTTGTTCTTTGGCAGCATTGGCCAAATCGGCGAAGCTGAGCTGAAGGCGAACCTGCAGCAGGTGGAGCAGACGGTTAAAACGGTATTTCAGGGTTAA
- a CDS encoding GHKL domain-containing protein — MQRNIWFMAISVIVVIILLNNTAYYFLTKESLEDALNREVAAVARQIEFSVEQSRLGAERYQDLIGDELRVVSIAAQYALDPDVDKVTNEQLVELSEKLGVNHITLLKRVKDDILLYKSSDETQLGKSTKSWDPWFVVFNQLFDQRNVKIDWLGKSLPNFWSGPFEVASTDPGSIYKWGYYFDGTTNYITDPYVSYTKLAEYEELTGVDSLIKKTIESNKALLEVTVLNPETFAKGPFETVHPNGDVQEHILQQPILYGSYNYVADGDVANVSKAFNTKQRVTVDEVVGGKHVFKMFIPVFTEDKGLNIVDENGVPMDSYVLTLVSDYQVIRDQMSTQLLNIAIIIVLVTALSLVTAGVVMNYYRRSRENAVQVTQQTYVDEINQMFQSIRAQRHDFLNHVQTIHSLAELNKHQELIAYTKELTGEIRQMNDIINIGNPAIAALIRSKTSQAESYRIMLECTFTSFDKLEMGVKTLDLNRILGNLIDNAFDETMRYPESMRVVELQGLQRNGMLEFTITNTCEDAEKVAAMPLFQSGYSTKDQQDHQGLGLSIVKSIVDKYKGTIHIYADGPDRLTFFITIPHKI, encoded by the coding sequence ATGCAGCGGAATATATGGTTTATGGCGATTTCAGTTATTGTAGTCATTATTTTATTGAACAACACAGCTTATTATTTTTTAACGAAAGAATCATTGGAGGATGCACTGAATCGGGAAGTTGCCGCCGTAGCCAGGCAAATTGAATTTTCAGTGGAGCAATCGCGATTAGGGGCGGAGCGTTATCAGGATTTAATCGGCGATGAGCTTCGGGTCGTATCGATTGCTGCCCAATATGCCCTTGATCCCGACGTTGATAAAGTCACGAACGAGCAGCTTGTGGAGCTAAGCGAGAAGCTTGGCGTCAATCATATTACGCTGCTTAAGCGCGTGAAGGACGATATTTTACTGTATAAATCGTCCGATGAGACGCAGCTTGGCAAAAGCACGAAATCATGGGATCCTTGGTTTGTCGTGTTTAACCAGCTGTTCGATCAGCGAAATGTGAAAATTGACTGGCTAGGCAAATCGCTGCCCAACTTTTGGAGCGGTCCCTTCGAGGTGGCTTCTACCGACCCAGGTAGCATTTATAAATGGGGCTATTATTTTGACGGGACGACGAATTACATAACCGATCCTTATGTCAGCTACACGAAGCTGGCGGAATATGAGGAGCTGACGGGTGTAGATTCGTTGATTAAGAAGACGATTGAAAGCAATAAGGCGCTGCTAGAGGTCACGGTGCTTAATCCGGAGACGTTTGCGAAAGGGCCCTTCGAGACGGTTCACCCGAACGGCGACGTGCAGGAGCATATTTTGCAGCAGCCGATCTTGTATGGAAGCTACAATTATGTTGCGGACGGCGACGTAGCTAACGTATCGAAGGCCTTCAATACGAAACAAAGAGTAACCGTGGATGAAGTAGTGGGCGGCAAGCATGTTTTCAAAATGTTCATTCCCGTCTTTACCGAGGACAAAGGACTGAATATTGTAGATGAGAACGGCGTGCCTATGGACAGCTATGTGCTGACGCTGGTATCCGATTATCAGGTTATTCGCGACCAGATGTCTACGCAGCTGTTGAATATTGCCATCATCATTGTTCTTGTAACAGCACTAAGTCTGGTGACGGCAGGTGTCGTGATGAACTATTACCGCCGTTCCCGCGAAAATGCGGTGCAGGTCACCCAGCAAACGTACGTCGATGAAATCAATCAGATGTTTCAATCGATTCGGGCTCAGCGACATGATTTTCTTAATCATGTGCAGACCATTCATTCGCTTGCGGAATTAAACAAGCATCAGGAGCTCATTGCCTATACGAAGGAGCTGACGGGTGAAATTCGGCAAATGAACGACATTATTAATATTGGCAATCCCGCGATTGCCGCGCTTATTCGCTCGAAAACATCGCAGGCGGAAAGCTACCGCATTATGTTAGAGTGCACCTTTACGAGCTTTGACAAGCTGGAAATGGGCGTCAAGACGCTCGATTTGAATCGTATACTTGGCAATCTCATTGACAATGCTTTTGATGAGACGATGAGATATCCGGAGAGCATGCGAGTAGTGGAGCTGCAAGGCTTGCAGCGAAATGGCATGCTTGAGTTCACGATTACGAATACTTGCGAGGACGCCGAGAAGGTGGCGGCGATGCCGCTCTTCCAATCGGGCTATTCCACGAAGGATCAGCAGGATCACCAAGGGCTTGGCTTGTCCATTGTGAAGTCGATTGTAGACAAATATAAAGGCACCATACACATTTATGCTGATGGACCAGACCGTCTGACCTTTTTTATCACGATTCCTCATAAAATATAA
- a CDS encoding LuxR C-terminal-related transcriptional regulator: MKGSDHKSKFLLTHREREVFELLVQDKTTRDIAQQLFISEKTVRNHISNVMQKLNVKGRSQAVVELIKLGELQI; this comes from the coding sequence GTGAAAGGTAGCGACCATAAGAGCAAGTTTTTACTGACACATCGTGAACGCGAGGTATTCGAGCTTCTAGTCCAAGACAAAACAACACGAGATATTGCGCAACAGCTGTTCATTAGCGAGAAGACCGTCCGCAACCATATCTCTAATGTGATGCAAAAATTAAACGTTAAAGGTCGTTCGCAAGCGGTTGTCGAGCTAATCAAGCTCGGGGAGCTGCAGATTTAA
- a CDS encoding nucleoside-diphosphate sugar epimerase: protein MQHIVTEIIEHLSHSNSQMARVLEAKRHVTVRMAEIVKSLPDHGPNLGGVDDLLGESQALLGSVIAYLNSMAELQETLASQLSYTIKELNPSEEE from the coding sequence ATGCAGCATATCGTAACCGAAATTATTGAGCATTTATCCCATTCCAACAGCCAGATGGCACGTGTGCTGGAAGCAAAGCGCCATGTCACGGTACGAATGGCCGAAATTGTGAAAAGCCTCCCTGATCATGGGCCGAATTTGGGCGGCGTGGACGATCTGCTTGGGGAATCGCAAGCGCTGCTGGGCAGCGTGATTGCTTATTTAAACAGCATGGCTGAGCTGCAGGAGACGCTGGCATCTCAGCTGTCTTATACGATAAAAGAGCTGAACCCAAGCGAGGAAGAATGA
- a CDS encoding ketoacyl-ACP synthase III encodes MTISTLVHSHAAVTAIGTYVPERILSNQDLEKLVDTSDEWIFQRTGIRERRIAGERQYASDLAIEAVHDLIHRYEKNVHDVDYIIVATSTPDTFVPSVASRVQAAFGMKGCGNADLQAACAGFTSALQMANGLLLSKLCRKILIIGTETLSRATDYTDRTTCILFGDGAGAMLVESTDTGVGVDISTTNSDSILSAGDILASNASTDGEQGHHVYRSSLAPHIGSFELSQNSMLVQNGREVYRWALSRVAAGVQELLDGSGYTAQTIDWFVPHNANQRIIDALCERIGFEAQQALSSIEHYGNTSAASIPLALDAAVKDGRVQPGQLLLLYGFGGGLTQSGVIMRWSI; translated from the coding sequence ATGACTATTTCCACTCTCGTTCATTCCCATGCAGCAGTAACCGCTATCGGCACTTATGTACCTGAACGCATTTTAAGCAATCAAGATTTGGAGAAGCTTGTAGATACTTCGGATGAATGGATTTTTCAACGCACAGGCATTCGCGAACGCCGTATTGCGGGAGAAAGGCAATATGCAAGCGATTTGGCCATTGAAGCCGTCCATGATTTGATCCATAGATATGAAAAAAACGTTCATGATGTCGACTACATCATTGTCGCGACCTCTACACCGGATACTTTCGTCCCAAGTGTAGCCTCACGAGTGCAGGCCGCATTCGGCATGAAAGGCTGCGGAAATGCTGATTTGCAGGCTGCATGCGCCGGCTTCACTTCCGCCCTGCAAATGGCAAACGGCCTTTTGCTTTCCAAGCTATGCCGCAAAATTTTAATTATTGGCACTGAAACCCTTTCGCGTGCTACAGATTATACAGACCGGACGACCTGCATTTTATTCGGCGATGGCGCAGGTGCCATGCTCGTTGAATCGACCGATACGGGAGTAGGAGTAGATATTAGCACGACTAACTCTGATTCAATACTTTCTGCTGGCGACATACTGGCTTCGAATGCAAGCACCGATGGCGAGCAGGGCCATCATGTATACCGCAGCAGCCTGGCGCCGCACATCGGCAGCTTCGAGCTTTCCCAGAACAGCATGCTCGTCCAAAACGGCCGGGAAGTGTACCGCTGGGCATTAAGCCGCGTAGCAGCAGGCGTTCAAGAGCTGCTGGACGGCAGCGGCTACACCGCTCAGACGATTGATTGGTTCGTTCCACACAATGCCAATCAGCGTATAATTGATGCTTTATGCGAGCGTATCGGATTTGAAGCGCAGCAGGCGCTGTCCAGCATTGAGCATTATGGCAACACCTCTGCCGCTTCCATTCCGCTAGCGCTCGATGCAGCCGTCAAAGACGGCAGAGTGCAGCCGGGTCAACTGCTGCTGTTGTACGGCTTTGGCGGCGGACTTACGCAATCTGGCGTTATTATGCGCTGGTCCATTTAA
- a CDS encoding glycosyltransferase, producing the protein MAKRSVLRKRERPPTEVELGRAAGYHAGWGDGYWFGQCESVISRIPPVAGVWPVHVMYVSTGKGFPYSPLDEAVAATLTGMVAQLTVVQTGEPVAEVAARVRPDYVIVLDGLQFDVAQIDAMRALDIRTAIWFTDDPYYADITTTLAPHYDTVFTLDRNSVALYQQLGCANVHYLPFCVMPAQFRPMNPQRSKRKEISFIGSGYMNRVHYFNEVASYLASKDTLISGIWWDRLEKFDMLKSKINLGDWLSPQDTALAYNASKIVINMHRAHDDVLFNSNSLGVAASSPNPRTFEISACAVLQLTDVREDLASFYTPGVEIVTYESPQEMVEKLDYYLNHENERKEIAIRGMHRTLSEHTYAHRLHAMLSILFA; encoded by the coding sequence ATGGCTAAACGATCGGTTTTGCGAAAAAGGGAGCGGCCGCCTACTGAAGTGGAGCTAGGGAGAGCCGCAGGCTACCATGCTGGCTGGGGGGATGGTTATTGGTTTGGCCAATGCGAATCGGTTATTAGCCGTATTCCACCAGTAGCAGGAGTATGGCCTGTTCATGTCATGTATGTGTCTACGGGAAAGGGATTTCCTTATTCGCCGCTTGATGAGGCGGTTGCCGCCACGTTAACGGGAATGGTAGCTCAGCTAACGGTCGTGCAAACGGGGGAGCCTGTAGCAGAAGTCGCTGCACGGGTGCGGCCGGATTACGTGATTGTGCTGGATGGGCTGCAGTTTGATGTGGCGCAGATTGATGCTATGCGGGCTTTGGATATTCGGACTGCCATATGGTTTACAGATGATCCTTATTATGCGGATATTACAACAACGCTTGCCCCGCACTATGACACCGTGTTTACGCTTGATCGAAATAGCGTGGCGCTTTATCAGCAGCTAGGCTGTGCCAATGTGCATTATTTGCCGTTCTGTGTGATGCCTGCCCAATTCAGGCCGATGAACCCGCAGCGCAGCAAACGCAAGGAAATCAGCTTCATCGGCTCAGGCTACATGAACAGAGTGCACTATTTTAATGAGGTAGCCTCTTATTTAGCTTCCAAGGATACTCTCATATCGGGAATATGGTGGGATCGTCTGGAAAAATTCGACATGCTTAAATCTAAAATCAATCTGGGAGACTGGCTGAGCCCGCAGGATACGGCGCTTGCTTATAATGCTTCAAAAATTGTCATCAACATGCATCGAGCTCACGATGATGTCTTATTCAATAGCAACAGTCTTGGCGTAGCAGCTTCCTCTCCAAATCCGCGAACGTTTGAAATTTCAGCCTGCGCCGTGCTCCAGCTAACGGATGTGCGGGAGGATTTGGCTTCCTTTTACACACCTGGTGTGGAAATTGTTACGTATGAATCGCCGCAGGAAATGGTGGAAAAGCTGGACTATTATTTGAATCATGAAAATGAACGCAAGGAAATTGCGATTCGCGGCATGCATCGCACGCTGAGCGAGCATACTTATGCCCATAGGCTGCATGCGATGCTGTCCATATTATTTGCTTAA